One region of Esox lucius isolate fEsoLuc1 chromosome 17, fEsoLuc1.pri, whole genome shotgun sequence genomic DNA includes:
- the txnrd3 gene encoding thioredoxin reductase 3: protein MPPIENDVGKNQLKSRIQELIDSNQVVVFSKSYCPFCVKVKDLFKELNIQCNVVELDLVENGSNYQELLLEMTGQKTVPNVFINKTHLGGCDKTLQAHKDGVLQQLLCGENEVYDYDLIVIGGGSGGLSCSKEAAMLGKKVMVLDYVVPTPKGNTWGLGGTCVNVGCIPKKLMHQTALLRTSMQDARKFGWELPEETAKHNWETMKTAVNNYIGSLNWGYRVALRDKNVNYVNSYAEFVEPHKIKATNKRGKETFHTAATFVLATGERPRYLGVPGDKEYCITSDDLFSLPYCPGKTLVIGASYVALECGGFLAGLGLDVTVMVRSILLRGFDQDMANRAGEHMEEHGVKFLRKYVPVKVEELEAGAPGRLKVTARSTESEETIEGEYNTVLIAVGRDACTGKIGLDQAGVKVNPKNGKIPVNDEEQTNVPHIYAIGDILEGKWELTPVAIQAGKLLARRLYAGASLKCDYVNVPTTVFTPLEYGACGLSEEKAIELYGQENLEVYHSLFWPLEFTVPNRDNNKCYAKIICNKLDSDRVIGFHYLGPNAGEVTQGYGAAMKCGLTKEQLDNTIGIHPTCAEIFTTMEVTKSSGGDITQSGC, encoded by the exons ATGCCTCCAATCGAAAATGACGTCGGGAAAAATCAACTAAAATCTCGTATACAGGAACTTATTGATTCAAATCAAGTGGTGGTATTCAGTAAAAGCTATTGTCCGTTTTGTGTGAAG GTGAAAGATCTGTTCAAGGAGCTGAATATACAGTGCAATGTGGTGGAGTTGGATCTAGTGG AGAATGGATCCAACTATCAAGAACTGCTGCTTGAGATGACTGGGCAGAAAACGGTCCCCAATGTTTTCATCAACAAGACACATTTAGGCGGCTGTGATAAAACGTTGCAG GCCCACAAAGACGGTGTCCTGCAGCAGCTGCTGTGTGGGGAGAATGAGGTCTACGACTACGACCTCATCGTGATTGGGGGCGGATCAGGGGGCCTGTCCTGCTCAAAG GAGGCAGCGATGCTTGGCAAGAAGGTCATGGTGTTGGACTATGTGGTTCCCACACCAAAAGGCAACACCTGGG GCCTGGGCGGTACCTGTGTCAACGTGGGCTGCATCCCCAAGAAGCTCATGCACCAGACGGCTCTGCTCAGGACGTCCATGCAGGACGCCCGCAAGTTTGGCTGGGAGTTGCCTGAAGAGACAG CCAAGCACAACTGGGAGACGATGAAGACTGCCGTGAACAACTACATTGGCTCGTTGAATTGGGGGTATCGTGTGGCGCTGCGAGACAAGAACGTCAACTATGTCAACTCCTACGCAGAGTTCGTTGAGCCGCACAAAATCAAG GCGACCAACAAGCGTGGGAAGGAGACCTTCCACACAGCAGCCACATTTGTCTTGGCGACGGGAGAGAGGCCGCGTTACCTGGGCGTCCCTGGAGACAAGGAGTACTGCATCACCAG CGACGACCTCTTCTCTCTGCCCTACTGCCCGGGCAAGACCCTGGTGATCGGAGCATCCTACGTGGCCCTGGAGTGTGGGGGCTTCCTGGCGGGCCTGGGTCTAGACGTGACGGTCATGGTGCGGTCCATCCTGCTGCGGGGCTTCGACCAGGACATGGCCAACCGGGCCGGCGAGCACATGGAGGAGCACGGTGTCAAGTTCCTCCGGAAGTACGTCCCTGTCAAG gtggaggagctggaggcGGGGGCTCCTGGGAGGCTGAAGGTCACCGCCAGGAGCACGGAGAGCGAGGAGACAATTGAAGGGGAGTACAACACT GTGTTGATAGCAGTGGGGCGGGACGCCTGTACCGGCAAAATTGGCCTGGATCAAGCCGGGGTCAAAGTCAACCCAAA GAATGGTAAAATCCCGGTGAACGACGAGGAGCAGACCAACGTGCCCCACATCTACGCCATCGGCGACATCCTGGAGGGCAAGTGGGAGCTGACGCCGGTGGCCATCCAGGCGGGCAAGCTGCTGGCACGGAGGCTGTACGCGGGGGCCTCactcaag TGTGACTACGTGAATGTCCCCACCACTGTGTTCACCCCGCTGGAGTACGGCGCCTGTGGGCTGTCTGAGGAGAAGGCTATCGAGCTGTACGGCCAGGAGAACCTGGAG GTGTACCACAGTCTGTTCTGGCCTCTGGAGTTCACCGTTCCcaacagagacaacaacaagtgTTACGCCAAGATCATCTGCAATAAGCTGGACAGT GACCGTGTAATCGGGTTCCACTACCTGGGGCCCAATGCCGGCGAGGTGACGCAGGGCTACGGTGCCGCCATGAAGTGCGGTCTGACCAAAGAGCAGCTGGACAACACCATTGGAATCCACCCAACGTGTGCCGAG ATCTTCACCACCATGGAGGTGACCAAGAGCTCCGGCGGTGACATCACCCAGTCAGGCTGCTGA